Below is a window of Macadamia integrifolia cultivar HAES 741 chromosome 8, SCU_Mint_v3, whole genome shotgun sequence DNA.
GttcaaatcgaaccgaattcCTCTATGTAATCATGCTTTTCTTTCTTATGTTATGTCTTTTGTATTTttgctcttttcttttcttggttatcAAACATAGCCAGTGTCATTATGTGAGAAGATTTGTAAAGGAAACCACACTCGAGCCTCAtgaatatttgtttccttttaccAATGTCTGCATTTGAGGGTAATTAAGTTTGGGATGATGTCTTGTTCGGGAGAGTTAACCTCCGTCAGTTCTTTTTTGGggctctctctcctcccttaaTAAGGGGTAGAGATGTTATTTCATAAAAGGAGAGATTGGGACAAAAGAAAACTAAGGTAGGCCACCCTCTCAAACAAAAaactttttctcttaaaaatttTAGActtcttttttaagaaaaaagttGGGTATGCCACTAGCATACCATAAGATAGCACCTGTCTTGCCCTTTTTAAAATGACCCCATACTTCATGTGTTTTACCCCCATTGATGTTATCCTCTAGCTTACGTTGGCCCATACCTAATTACAATATAAACAAAgggtaaaaagaaagaaacaaacaaaaggAAATCTTACCTTTAAGAAGAAAGACGTGGGAATCCCAAATGCGGTGAAAAATAGAAGCCAATCCTCCCTTGAGAAAGAAACAATCATGTACAACAGAGACCAATACAAACTTTTGGATGTTGAGAAAAGCCGGAGGCATGAAAAGGATTGAAGGTGTAACTTATAAAAAGATCAAAAggtaaaaagaatgaaaatggTTAAAGATGTACATGACCCAAAGACGAAGTTTTTTACATTAAGTTCAATTGCAGAACTTGGACAAccctattctcttctttttttttttttatacagtACAAAACCCTAGTAAGGATAAGGCAAAGCCATGGCACCGTATGTGCAACTGCATTAACATCCCAAGTAGTAAGGGCAAGTCAAAGAGAAGTGTTGAGTCGGAAACCCATGGCCTCCTGACAGCATCTAGTTACATGAATGCTGAAATCTTTCTCATCAGAACTTCCAAGGTCACAACTTTTTTCTGGGTCTGTAGTATAgtatcccatcattttcttcatGTCTTTTATAGATCACGCCATTTCTAGAGAATTACATACTAAATATAACAGTGTGAGAGTGCTTCAAACCATGAAGGAAGCATCTATTTCACTCTCACCACCTTCCTGCCATCCAGACCCTGCTCTAAACTTGCACACTGGGCATGTGCCTTGCTGCCGCAGCCATGGGTCGATGCAGTTTGCATGAAACtgcaaaataaaaaagtaacataTTTGGACCAAATAACAGAAAACCAAGGACACCAACTTATTCAATAAAAATTTGTCAAGGTAAATGTTAAAGTGAATAAgatgaatcacaaagaaaacagaagAGGAAAAattaattgtaaaaaaaaaaaaaaagagggaaccTGATGCAGGCATGGTAAGCTGCGGATGATTTCTCCAGCATTAACTTGTTCTAGGCAAACACTGCATGTCAGTTCATCTTCTGGAGCTTTAATGTTTCCATCTGCCTTGCAAGAGTCTGACTTTTTCTGCTTGAGGAAATAATGACATCAAATTTGATCACTCATTCTTAAATGCAAGAATAATTGTAAGTAGAGAAACATTTGTCGCTGAGCTGAACTGATAACGCAAGAACTATAGTGCAAGTTAGTGGTGGGGATTGTATTGCCGTTGTAGTGTAAGTTCAGAGCTGTATAAAGCTATCTTCAGTTTGCTAAAATAGAAAGCCAAGTAACCATTTCCAGTCACTCTGAACATCAAAGAGGAGAGACAACCTAGGAGAAGATATAATTTATGAGAGATGATTAGGGAGAGGAAGGGGAAACTCTACCCTAAAGTAGCAGGCCGAAcagggagagaaaaagaatgagTTGAGTGTGAAGGGAGAAATCAGGGTCAGAGAAAGAACATGAACAGAAGGCCAAAAGGGCAACCAATAATGCAGCTTGTGTAATTACAATAGTTCCATGAAAGGATTGGAAATTTTCAAGTCAAGTAGTGAACTAAAAACTGACGTACTAGAACAAAGTGTGGAGAAAAACAGAATGCAGATATAAGAAATGGGTAAACAAAACAACagtaataaaaatggaaaaacaagaagaagaaatcaccAAATTATTTACTGTTAATTTGGCGTGTCGGTCTCTGTTTTCCAACAGCAATTTTATCACCTCATCTCACAATACAGTAGTGCGCGAGTTTGGATAAGTAATGGGAGGGCACACTAATGATACGTAAtgcttttattattcttttactAACAGTTTTAGAGTTCCCAAAATTACAGCATTGCCACTAATAGTTAATTTACCTCATTAAAAGTGCTAGattgttataaaaaaaatatattttccattaCCTTTGTATTTTGAGCCTTTACTAGCTTGGGTGGGCCCTTAGTGACCCCAACCTTAGGGTTTTGACCAGTTTATTTACAACAAATGTTTCCTTGGTAAAATATAgtccaaaagagagagataaaaataCCTCGGCTGAGGCTGAAGATGATGCCTGCCGCATTGATGAGCCATCACTGttaaaaaaatcacattcatGTCAAATCATTTCAGAAGTTACAGAATCCTTAGGTCTTCTACCAAGTATATATGACATTTTGGGGTCTAGGCAACCGTTGCCTTAGTGCAAGGTGTTGTTAATTTGAAGCCTGGCTCAAAATGGTATAGAACCAAGTTTGGCACTGATTTACACCAAACATCATTTAAGTATATTCTCTCCGTTTACTTAAgatgtcattcataaataaacacCCACTCCCCAAATGAATCTAATAGAAAtagttaaaaattcaaatttcaaaagcaTAAGAAGTCAACTCCCcaattcaagaacaaaaaattgaattttggttGCATTAGTAATTTTTAACATTCAAATGTCAGGTTTTTTCTCAAATcataaaatttcataaatcttatagTGATAGAacattactaaaaaccaaaagagtTGCAAACTGTTTTGATGTCTAAAAGTTTGTTTTCATTCAGGGCGATTTTAAACATCATTCGAGCACACTTAACAAggtttgaccagaacataactCCAATAAAGATCAAATTTAAGcaatcttggatttgttggaaatatgctctacctaatacaaaaagcttcatgtaaaaataaaatcatttgaccagtcaaacttatcaaagaacaagaatatatctctaaatgttgatttttatgacttgatatgacttaatgttaattttttatgacttgacttgatgtggcttagtgttgattttcaatgatataaggtatatattgaagcatactaaataatgttagaaaggaggggaaataaaaaataacagcTGGTCGCCTAGGCGGGCGCCTTGTCACCTAAGCACTTTGgcacccctccaccaccttgggtccccttgacaactatgcaattTCCTATGCCAAATCAAATAACAAACTAGCATTCCTCTGATTTGTCATAGATAGAACTCACAATTTAAAAAGCATTAAAGCTCATAGATATTAATGCATATTTCACCAGGAAAATTTCTTAGGCTCTACGAAATATGCTGAGAAGTAAAAGTGAAATATCTAACTCTGTTATTTCTTTTACAGTTTTTTAAGTGTAACATAGTGGCCCCAGCTAAATAACTTGGTCTTTTATGTTCacttccaaagagataaatTGTATGATTAAAAGTTTTACATTCTTATTTTACTTTCGCCCATTTTATGTTGAAACACGCATAGCCTTAAGGGCAGAAAAAACTTATTGTTTTGGCACAAGAAGGCAGTGAAGCAAGCGGGATTTATTTAAGTAAGCTTACCATGACAAGCATCACCCAACTAGAAGACAATGGGGACAAAATTTTCTAACTTGCCTTTGTGGACCAGTGACCTTGTATTTGTGAACAGGAAGAGCATTTATCTCATCCTCACTCATTGAAGTAGCTGCGGAAACATTGTCAGAATCCAATGCTCTCAAGGTTTCATAATCTACAAAATATAGAAGATATGTCAGTCCCATGAAATTGTAGCCTCTCCCGATCAAAATGGATAAATAAATGCATCCGAGAACCATGTATTCTTTCAGTAAATTCATAGCTGCCATATTTTGGTTTTAGAaaatgattataaaaaaaatgaaaaaaaaaaaattaatatctaTTTGGAAAACAGTATAGCATACCTAAGTCATCAAATTCCCGGTCAAGAAGAGCAAGCTGGAGCCTGAGGCCTTGTAGACGCCCTCTTGTTGCTAAGGCTATAGATGGTGGCATATGCAACCTCAGTTCAGTATGACCAAGCAGACCACTGGCTACAGCAGCATGAGCCTGTGCCTGAGCCTGAAGTTGTTGACAAGTTGCATACATCCTAAGGCTCGTGGCCATTAGGAAGACACCCAGAAAAAGCCAAAgctgaaaaataagaaattacgAAATACTTCTTGATTTATCCATACAATAATTAGGATCCAACAAATAATAATCAGAAACGAGGATACTCCCAGAGAACACCGGAAAGTACCAGAAAGTTAGGTGACATTTGGTGTGAATTTAGTATCATGAACAGCAAAAGAACTGTTGGAACAAACAAGAAGAGTATTGATTAGACATCAGTCAtaataaaaacagaaacaaaaactaAAGTTAGTGCCAGGAACAgggaaattatttatttaaaagatAAAACCCACCCGTGACAAGAAAAGCCAATGAATTCGTATTAACTGGCCGAGCTGCATGAACACGcttagaaagagaaagaggtttCAGTACTTACATAATAAATATACAGGTTGATACTCTACAATCAAATAAACTGCCAAATAACCTTCAATACCAGAGCATGTATTGGGTCAAGTATGACATAAAACGTACCACTGAACGCCGTTCAGGAATAAATCCTGGAAATCCGGTTTCTATATCTGCTCTAGTTCCTCTGAAAACAAAACTCATGGTTGAAGTAACTAAAAAAATTCCCTAGGTAAAAGTATCAGATAGTCCAGGTACAGATAGCCTGAGTCCCCACAAAATCCTCTAGATCCACAATAGCCTGCAAaatttaaatgaataaaaattcaGGCATCGCCTAAATCTAAGAAGGTAATGTTCACATACATACCTACTATCACACATCAGCCAAAGACAAGTCTTACCAAAAATATCATGTTTCTACAGACTCAAGATAGACCCAAAACAGAATAGGTAGCAGTGgcattacaacaacaacaacaacaacaacaaagccttatcccaactaggTAGCAGTGAcattcaaaaattcaaatacCCTCGCTGTCAAATTTAGAAGACCAATAAATAGGCCAACTAAAAATATGTTTGCATCAAGGAAGGCCAAGTGAGATCTGATGCAAAACAAAAGAATCCATGTCCACATGGAAAGACAAACAAGAAGGCAAGGAATGCATGGGTATCAGAGGTAGGCACCATTAACAACACTCATCAGGATGAACCActgaaaagaatgtgatgcaaGAGCACTTCCTTGGACCAGGTCATACTTGTTTGAGATCCCAAACTGAGCACCAAGCTCAAATTGGTATTTGGGTCTTATAGGATAAGATTTATTATTTTGTAGGAAGTTGGATACGTTAAGAGTCGTAGTTTCCTAGTCTAAAATTAATTCTCTTACTATTTTAGATTTGTAGGAgccttttcttatttatatgctGCTTGTATCTACCaaagattttaaatttgaataagATTGAGTTAGCGTGATGTGCACCCATGTGGCTTGGCAGCCGGTGCCTGCAAGTACTAGGCCAATGGAAACTTAAAGGAGAACACCCAAAAAAGAACTTAAATAAAATGTGATTAACagatagaagaagagaaacagTAACTTTACCAAGAGAATAGCaaaaaaaagatcaaacaaaatccaaaccaCTAATGGCACTAGGCCGCTACCCCAGGAGTatggaaacaaagaagaagaaacccatcatagttgtcacagagTCCAGGAGACCCAAAGCGTTGGAGGGGGCCTGAACCAgaggcaacaccaacaaggtaCCTAAGTGACttcttgacaactatgttaccCAACAATTCTTACTTCAACCAATACCAACACCCTAAACCTAAATTTCATTAACTCAACACACCATATAATGTTGTTAGAGGCCTATATAGACTACTCATCGGTTTGACTTTAAGACAAAATCATAAAACAACTAGAAAAATAGCTTTCTTTAATAATAAAAACTGTCAATATGAATTTGAGTACACTATAACAACTCCTGTGAGTATGCAATCCCTTTCCTAACTAAATACTAATTAAAGAGATAGAGTTGAGACAAATTCTAGTCTAATTAGACTTCTTAAGTTAGAATCCCATCACTGATCAACAACTCATCAGTAAATTGGTCATAACTCTTTTGATACAAGTTGGATGTAAGGCCTAACTCTTGTTGGATAAGTGACTCAATAACCTTTCAAACGAAACCCATATCATGCAAAATAGAGAAGTTTTGATCATTCAACAGtaagcctaaaaaaaaaataaaaaaaaaaaaaagagaaaaacaaaacccGGAAGAAAGCTAATTTTGTAGTGTGATGTTACCACTCACCAAAAACTAATCCAATACTAAGTAAAGCATATCCAGACATCTCATGAAGAGGATTCTACATTAGTTCTGCTTGCACCACAGAATTCCTTTTGAACCGGGGGTATAGGGTATTATTACCAAACCATCTCagtgtgtacattatgacccttaGCAGACTCcccagtggcaggagcctcgtgcactgggtatgcccttacATACAGGACTATCATGAATTGAGAACAATAAGCAACGTGGTTGTTTTCAATCAGCACCATAAAAATATCCAGTTCAAAGCAAccaacccccccaaaaaaaaaggcatcATTATAAATGAATTAAAAAGGAAGGGAACGTTAATTATGGGAAGCGATAATCGAAACACCCCCCTCCCCGTTCTCAACTTTCTTCTTGATAGAACTGCAAGTTTCAAAACGGAATTTAAAACCTCAATTGCGCAATTCTCGCACAAAATAGATCCAGCAAAACCCTAGTCCACTATCTCATCCATGAAAAACCTCGATCAACAGAACACCATAATCTAGTTTCCAAAACGGAAAAAGTTTAACCTATCGAAAACGGATAAAATAGATAAATCTCCAACTGTCAAGTTTCTCCGTCATCAAACATACaaatatggaaaaataaaacaggtATAGAGAATAAAAACTTACGGGATCAAAAAATGCGAGCAGTCAAAGGAAGGATCGACACTAGTGGCGCGTCGATTTTCCGAAACCCTAAATTATCGATACTCTGTTGCCCTCGATTTTCCGGTGACAAGAGagttcccttcttccttccgGCGTTGCAAAATGCTGTCCCAACTCCAACTACCCAACTGTGTTGTCAATTGGCTTACTAATTACTGCGGAGAAAGTATTCCCTTCAACAATGAGAATTACAAATTAATATTCTGATATTTTGGGCAGAGGTTTGCTGGCCAATGCGAGAGCGCGCATGAGCATCCACACACGTACACGCGGTAGAACGGTCTTTTCACATGACTATGTGTCTGAGCTAGGGGCGTGATCGGGCAGCgttttatatcttttttttttttttttaatatattaggAGCCGCATCCAATGCATCGGAATTAAAACGGTCGAATCCATCGAGTTGAATCTGAATCAACATTGaccaaatcccaattttttATGTTATGCTTCAGACTGTTTTTAAGGTTATAACTGGATCAGATAAGGACCTACAAAGGGCCAGACAATAGAGTATAGACCcattcatggttttaagtatctccgatatcgatacgatacctttcaatacgtatcttaaatttagtcaatcgATACGATatacatcgatacgatacatggaatttttaaaatcctttcgtattgatatatatatatatatatatatcctacaatacataccgatatgcatcaatacacaatcaatacacatcgatacgatacgatacgatatgtctcgatacgactctatggaaaatataaaattgaggtaaaatgtacgttttggtatgtattggtacgtatcggtgtatcgatcggtatgtatcggtatatatcggcacgtatcggtgagtatcgatatatatatatatcggtatgtaccaATACAGTGCGTTACGATCATATAAtgaccaagatgggtaatttttcagaaaaacacgattttttgaagggtttttgttccaaagttgttgtcagccatatttctctctaactaaagtgaaaatcaatgttgaaaacaaggattttacatttatgggacaactacaaaccttgaattcttagtacgataccctcaatttagtgtttatgcataatacatgttatcaatagctttttttaacaaattctttatgcaaaagtgtttaaaaaaaatgtttcctatctatttatgtgtgtatctttagcgtatcttagtgtatctctgatacgatacgatatcctccgatacgtatcttaattttggttgatcgatacgacgaccgataccgatactttaatccttggacccattattattattatttaactaTTAACCAATATATTATtaacgaacactaggatagcctagtggtgatgATAGCCTAACGGTGATAGCTTCGATTTGTAGAGACTTTTAGTTGAGCCAACTATTGGATGTTTGAGAGAAACACATAGATTGGGCACAAGTCAATTTGGTTTGACATCAATCAAAtgttaaaactttttttttttaatgtagaGAGGGAAAATAAATAACAAGTAGGAGGTTTGAACATTAGACCTCTTAATGAATATAGACTTTTTGCATACTTTATGAGACCTCCATTTCAATTGGACTTCTTGTTAGAAGGTTAGAAATAATCTCAAATCATTGTTATAACTAGCAAACTAATTAGGATTTGTCCCGTTTAATAGAAGGACAATTCCCAGTTCTTTAGAGGTTCTAggcatttaaaatctcaaatattCAAATATAAGTGTTTATTTATAATTCGTTATAATTCTGGAATGGTTATGcgccttcaaaatctcaaaaactTAAATATAAGTGCTTCTTAGATATGATCCTTAGTTTTCATTGTAACCCTTATATAAAGTATAACTAATAAGTTGTAACCAACCtcttcaccaaaaataaataaataaataaaagaaaaatagtaatTAATCCTAAATAAGTAAATATGCATATCAAACAAGTCttaatggtttcggtttcagctggttctttatttgttttcaaTTCAGGACCCATTGGGAAAACTTATCCTAGAATCATCCTGTCCAATTACTAATCGATCCTAGAACCAACTCTTAAAATCCTCTCATTTAACAATATGATGGATAAATTATGGTTTTAACAGTCGGTGCAGGTCCGAAATTAATAGATCttgaactgatttttttttttcttaaaaaaaatccttgaaCTAAATCAACCCTTTAAAATTATTATGGGAAAATTAAGACATGGCAACCACATAAGGATGAGAAAATGAACACCCCAccccacaccacaccacaccacaccacaccacccccaccccacccagcCCTTGCACTGATGCATGCCCCACGCAACCCAGTAaggatttggctcctctatgGCGCGAGACAATGTCCAACGCACATCCAATGCCTTGCAACTCCTTCGACTGCTTGTGACCGTCTTGGGCTCTGTGCCAAGGCATTTCTGTTTGTTGGATGTGCACCGGATATTGTATTGCGCCACAAAGGAGCTCAATCCGTAGGGGTGTAAAAAGTGAACCCGAACCGATAAGATCGACCAAAACCGATCGAAAAAATTCAGACCGAGCCAAACTGAGggcttattggattggttttggatcaAGGGTATTAGAAGttatcggtttcggtttggttcgtGTTAACCCAATGGGACCGACCGATCAACCCGATAATTGGTTGAAAATTAAAACCCTATTTGACACCTATAGTCCTATACTATATATCCTTCTCTTTGGAGTTGCAGCTGCTTGTCACTCaataattaatgaattaatATATTTCATCCTCCAAGACAAAACCAAGAGTCCAAGTCTACTTTAGCGgctgaaaattttggaattgtGCAGAtgtgcttcttctttcttcttcttcttcttctttcttctttttctatgtaATTTGTTTTTCTGCCACTTTCTTTGAAAAGAAGGGGAGCATTTCTAAAGCTCTCATCAATTAATGTCAATATGTGGGCCttttgtgtctttttttttttttaatgtttgtttGGATCATCATATCCGATCATGGATGAATgcatttggtttatttttattttgtgagtTTGTGAAAAGAGTtacaccaaaaccaaaccattggTAACCTGATactaaaaaatttaattaaactgaaaccaaaccaaaccaaaactgaaaccgatcgaaaaccaaaattttttaaCGGTTTGATTTTGGACTCATACATTCTTGAACCAAAACCGATTCAAACCGACCGAAACCGCccaattgacatccctatcAATCCGCCAGGTAACTATTCCGATTCCAGTGTACTAGATCGATTGCGCTCCTAGCTAGGGAAACCATTCTAACaaacagaattttttattttattattatttttctttttttaacccAGCTCGAGCTAAATGGGCCTTCCAGTTCGACTCTTTTGGAACATGAACTACTGCCCATTACACCATAATGATATGTGGCAAATGACTGttaccgaaaaaaaaagaaaaaagatatgtAACAAATTACGAATGTGGAACAAGATAGGGAACataaaataacaagaaaaaaaagaaaggaaacataactaatacaaagggtgtcaaaatcaaattgacatcatttattgaaattgaattgaatgatttACAACGAAACCATGAAACAGTTTTATAAATGATTTTGTTTAGTTTAATTAAACATTGTAAACAAAACTGAACCATTAAACCTACAACAAACCATTTAAAGTTAATGCAATTGGATAGATGACAGAAAAAATGTAAtgtttatttcaatttcaatattacatttatttttacattaatatatatatagggaaaagggtaggtatgctagcacattacctaggaataaggtGTTGCAGGAGCAGTTGAACTTGCCGGTAGCAGTGATGCTTCGAGCACAATGGTTAGCGGAGGGGTCGTGGTTGGGGAAGTAGTAACTGAAGCAGTGACATGTGAGGGCAAAGGAATAGCTGGGTAGAAGAAGACCGTGGAGAGGCGGTACTGGGTAGGTTTTGTTAGACAACGATTATGAAcggttgagattttttatgtttcaacTAACGGTTAAAATCCCGTtagcataccttattcctaAGTAatgcgctagcatacctatccctctcccatatatataacaataaacaactcaaaatatatttttatggcATGATCCATGGCTTCCGTCACACATTGAACTCAGCGAAACCAAGGATAGGTAGGAGTAATGCCCAAAAGGTAAGTAGCCTAATCTCAAATGATTCCTGGAATAGGGAGTTGGTAAGTAATACCTTTTCTACCATTATACTCAATAAGATTTTGCAAATCAATCCCACACCCCAAGATGACACATGGTTGTGCATATTACAGCCTAATAGGAAATTTGCCAGAAGAGCGGGAGCCAAATTTCTTGGCTCCATCAATAGGCCCCATGATTCTACAACTTCCCTAAATGGGAAATGGTGGAAACTAATATGGAAATTGAAATCTCACcccaaattcaaaatatttttatggAGAATCTTATATAAGGGCATTCCTATCCGATCAATTCTAAAGAAATGGTTGGATATTTACACAACATGTGTCTTCTGTAatcaagaggaagaaattatATCCCACCTGTTTTTCTCTTGTGATTTTGCATCACATATCTGGGCAGCAGGACCTCTAGGATTTCGACCTCATCTCCTAAATCTACCCTCCCATGAACAAATCTTTAACCACATTATAAATGATAGGAACTTCTCCCAATCCCAAAAAATGTGGGTAATTAGCATACTCTCCATTACTTTATACTTTATATGGAAATACATAAATGACATCATTGCTTCCACCACTTGCCCCCAACCCATATTCTGTTTTGCACAATATAAATAATTGGATTGCTCATCTTCGATTATCTAAGTATGTTGATGCTTTGCATTTCCCTAATACAGATGATCCAGCAAGCCTAATTACAGGATGCCAAAACCCTTTTTTGTCGAACCGGTTTTGATTTGTACTGGTGCTACTAGTATTTTGACATTAGCCTCAAGATGGGCCTATGGAATTCTATTCCAAGGTGAGCTTAGGTTCATTAGCTCAGATTCTCCTACAGCATCTCAAAAGGAAGAGGTTGAAGCATAAGCAATCTTAGCAGGCATGCAAATGGCAGTAAAAAACAAATGGAAGCTGAAAGAAGTCTGATTCTCAAATAAGAAACTCTTACATCTTCTTCCAAAACCGGATGGTGAAGTATGGCCGCTCTTCAATCTGGCAATTTTTTGGGAAATCCACAAACTATCGGATGGGATAACCTTTCATTGTAAAAATGTTAATAGTAACCCAGCTGTGACTTATCTACTATCCCTAGCCATTGATGGCTATACAACCTCAAACTTATATACTAACAACATATTTAATATCTCCTAATgttatctttcattttcttatgataaaattaataaataaataaataaacaactcaATTCAAAGTTAAGCTTGcatctattttataaattttttgaaagGACAACAACCTCtttaactaaaataaaaaataaaaaatctaacaaAATCATTTATAGATAATTTCAATTTCACTAtct
It encodes the following:
- the LOC122087563 gene encoding E3 ubiquitin-protein ligase SDIR1-like isoform X2, with protein sequence MSFVFRGTRADIETGFPGFIPERRSVRVHAARPVNTNSLAFLVTVLLLFMILNSHQMSPNFLLWLFLGVFLMATSLRMYATCQQLQAQAQAHAAVASGLLGHTELRLHMPPSIALATRGRLQGLRLQLALLDREFDDLDYETLRALDSDNVSAATSMSEDEINALPVHKYKVTGPQSDGSSMRQASSSASAEKKADSCKADGNIKAPEDELTCSVCLEQVNAGEITAADHACISFMRTASTHGCGSKAHAQCVSLEQGLDGRKVVRVE
- the LOC122087563 gene encoding E3 ubiquitin-protein ligase SDIR1-like isoform X1, translated to MSFVFRGTRADIETGFPGFIPERRSVRVHAARPVNTNSLAFLVTVLLLFMILNSHQMSPNFLLWLFLGVFLMATSLRMYATCQQLQAQAQAHAAVASGLLGHTELRLHMPPSIALATRGRLQGLRLQLALLDREFDDLDYETLRALDSDNVSAATSMSEDEINALPVHKYKVTGPQSDGSSMRQASSSASAEKKSDSCKADGNIKAPEDELTCSVCLEQVNAGEIIRSLPCLHQFHANCIDPWLRQQGTCPVCKFRAGSGWQEGGESEIDASFMV